The proteins below come from a single Papaver somniferum cultivar HN1 chromosome 11, ASM357369v1, whole genome shotgun sequence genomic window:
- the LOC113321688 gene encoding disease resistance RPP13-like protein 4, translated as MAEPFIGFLIDRVCTVVGKNVISRFFGLEEEFEKMKYSLPSLKSLFNDLEKSKNQGIRNSEVVKTNVVTLRELLYEADDILLDCQIFQESDHYIFAKVIYRHETKKRLQNVNEKISNVEKNLRSHCLPIMYQQTNWFEGSSSCATNGRWTTSLPNRFGTVGLADDVEKIKDWIISENNELQRVGIVGMGGLGKTTLAQKIFNDKCQKLRDRFKKRIWVSVSQLVDVVQIMRTILDGLNVKSHSADSIPATLLKKIKVALTEKRYLIIMDDVWSLEDGWWSQILDGLTQDGRSSSCIIITTRNEEVARSMGVGELRIHRPKLLGDEDSWSLLCKVVFSSTNGICRNPELEEVGKNIAKKCGGLPLAIKAIAGLLSIRSRPLSDWQKINADFRAKLAESTAPSDGKSVIASLQLSYDDLPSHLKQCILCCSIYPEDFAIRIKQLVYWWAGEGFILPGSNRKTTIQLAYDYLYELFSRCLIEPMEARSDVWKYRLQECKLHDMVRDLIIRVAKQEAFSSFDDGTGQIFDNDTRHFGITGNSVSFQLTKIPKPKIPKFKNRPTEILNSKIRAMLITRKVTSGFYRKTYIKWKENTSFPKVDTLRVLDLTGCEVTQGKEFLRWVKSQKRLTYLNLDCANLHGIQTQFVKDLRNLQYLIIDSAYVISVSSLLKLRVLKLRSGRHSVGAKYPEGLANLINLEELSGIYLGSRGNKGSDCKLGELISLPKLRVLKVAIDRDPDVDVFGCEMSVLSQLGNLQVLDIDVLDCRKEQFLKQLDQLAPPRYLQELYIRQMGLVKTIPGFIKPELLPELRYLYINEGVCVTHMDPCFWGKVDKRWNLEALTLIRLLELQLDWETVKQKMPLISYIEVRGVPGFKKFPGIKNHRAGFRTWRKIEEEDSVTREIADPNKRRRTT; from the coding sequence ATGGCTGAACCGTTCATTGGATTCTTAATAGATAGGGTGTGCACTGTTGTTGGTAAAAATGTTATTTCTAGGTTTTTTGGATTAGAGGAAGAGTTTGAAAAGATGAAATACAGTCTTCCTTCTCTCAAATCACTATTCAATGAtctagaaaaatcaaaaaatcaagggATCCGTAACAGTGAAGTTGTCAAGACGAATGTGGTTACGCTCAGGGAGTTGCTATACGAAGCAGATGATATACTTTTAGACTGTCAAATTTTTCAAGAGTCTGATCATTATATTTTTGCAAAAGTCATTTATCGTCATGAAACAAAGAAAAGACTGCAGAACGTTAACGAAAAAATCAGTAACGTGGAGAAAAACTTGAGAAGCCACTGCCTTCCCATCATGTATCAGCAAACCAACTGGTTTGAAGGAAGCAGCAGTTGTGCCACCAACGGCAGGTGGACTACATCTTTGCCCAACCGATTTGGCACTGTAGGCCTGGCCGACGATGTAGAAAAGATAAAAGATTGGATCATCTCGGAAAACAATGAGTTACAACGAGTTGGGATTGTGGGCATGGGAGGTCTCGGGAAGACCACCCTTGCGCAGAAAATTTTTAACGATAAGTGTCAAAAATTAAGGGATCGGTTTAAGAAGAGGATCTGGGTGTCTGTCTCTCAGCTTGTTGATGTGGTTCAGATCATGAGGACCATCTTGGACGGGTTAAATGTCAAAAGTCATAGTGCCGACTCTATTCCGGCGACATTACTGAAGAAAATTAAAGTGGCTCTCACAGAGAAAAGGTATCTTATCATCATGGACGACGTATGGAGCCTTGAAGATGGATGGTGGAGCCAGATCCTTGATGGATTAACACAAGATGGGAGATCCAGCAGCTGCATCATAATCACCACAAGAAATGAAGAAGTTGCGAGAAGCATGGGAGTCGGAGAATTAAGAATACACAGACCAAAGCTCCTTGGTGATGAAGATAGTTGGTCCCTGTTATGCAAAGTTGTATTCTCTTCAACGAATGGAATCTGTCGGAATCCCGAGTTGGAAGAAGTGGGGAAAAACATTGCGAAGAAATGTGGTGGCCTCCCTCTAGCAATCAAGGCAATTGCAGGGCTGTTGTCAATAAGATCACGGCCCCTTTCTGACTGGCAGAAGATTAATGCAGATTTTCGCGCTAAATTGGCAGAGAGCACTGCTCCTAGTGATGGTAAGTCGGTAATTGCTTCTCTGCAACTTAGTTATGACGATTTACCCAGTCACCTGAAACAGTGTATACTATGTTGCTCTATTTATCCTGAAGATTTTGCAATCCGAATCAAACAGTTGGTGTACTGGTGGGCTGGAGAAGGTTTTATACTCCCAGGAAGTAACAGAAAAACGACAATTCAGTTAGCATATGACTACTTATATGAATTATTCAGTAGATGCCTTATTGAACCTATGGAAGCTAGGTCAGATGTCTGGAAATACAGATTGCAGGAATGCAAGTTGCATGATATGGTGCGAGATTTGATCATAAGAGTCGCAAAGCAAGAGGCATTTAGTAGCTTTGATGATGGCACTGGACAAATATTTGATAATGATACTCGTCATTTCGGCATTACTGGAAATTCAGTCAGTTTTCAGCTTACAAAAATTCCCAAACCCAAGATTCCCAAATTTAAGAATCGGCCTACAGAAATTCTCAATTCCAAGATTCGGGCCATGTTAATAACAAGAAAGGTAACTTCAGGTTTCTACCGAAAAACTTATATCAAATGGAAAGAGAATACTAGTTTCCCAAAGGTCGATACTCTGAGGGTGTTAGACCTCACTGGATGCGAAGTTACACAAGGAAAGGAGTTTCTGAGATGGGTCAAATCTCAGAAGCGCCTCACGTATCTCAACCTTGACTGCGCGAATCTGCATGGAATACAGACACAGTTTGTCAAGGACCTGCGAAATCTCCAATATTTGATCATAGATTCTGCGTACGTTATCTCTGTATCTTCTTTGCTAAAGCTGAGAGTCCTGAAACTTCGTAGTGGTCGTCATAGTGTTGGTGCAAAATACCCGGAGGGACTGGCGAATCTCATAAACCTAGAAGAGTTATCAGGAATCTATCTAGGAAGTCGAGGCAATAAAGGTAGTGATTGTAAACTAGGAGAACTTATCAGCTTGCCCAAACTCAGAGTGCTCAAGGTTGCTATTGATCGTGATCCCGATGTTGATGTGTTCGGATGTGAAATGAGTGTACTCTCACAATTAGGTAATCTCCAGGTTTTAGATATTGATGTTTTAGATTGTAGAAAGGAGCAGTTTCTGAAGCAACTGGACCAGCTTGCACCACCTCGATATCTTCAGGAGTTATATATTCGCCAAATGGGGTTGGTAAAAACTATACCAGGATTTATCAAACCCGAACTTCTCCCGGAATTGCGGTACCTCTATATTAACGAAGGTGTATGTGTTACACACATGGATCCTTGCTTCTGGGGAAAAGTCGATAAAAGGTGGAACCTAGAGGCCTTGACCTTGATTAGGTTGCTGGAACTGCAATTGGATTGGGAAACCGTGAAACAAAAGATGCCTTTAATTAGTTATATAGAGGTCAGGGGTGTGCCGGGGTTTAAAAAATTCCCTGGTATTAAAAATCATAGAGCCGGGTTCCGCACTTGGAGGAAGATAGAAGAGGAAGATTCAGTAACCAGAGAAATTGCCGATCctaacaagagaagaagaacaaCCTAG